In Pedobacter sp. WC2423, the following are encoded in one genomic region:
- a CDS encoding cytochrome ubiquinol oxidase subunit I has protein sequence MDDFLAARLQMAFSLGFHIVFSCIGMVMPFFMCTAHYLWLKRKKAVYLDVTKAWSKGVAIFFATGAVSGTVLSFELGLLWPKFMEHAGPIFGMPFSLEGTAFFIEAIALGFYLYGWNRFHPWFHWFTGVIVGISGLLSGILVVAANAWMNSPAGFDFVNGQYLNIDPMKAMFNEAWFSQALHMCVAAFVSTGFAVAGVHALMILKGKNVNFHRKAFQIAAIFGTVAACLQPISGDISAKDVAKRQPAKLAAMEAHFHTEKGAGLIIGGIPDTATKTVKYALKIPKALSFMATGDFNAEVKGLDQFAEKDQPPVVVVHYAFQLMVGLGMAMLGLAIIYFIALIKKKNWAESKWMLKLFVIATPMGFLALEAGWTVTEVGRQPWIIYGVMRTADAVTPMPGIAYSFYLFTAVYISLAIIVSLLLFRQITMVDKLYDSSTDKKIQ, from the coding sequence ATGGATGATTTCTTAGCCGCACGACTCCAAATGGCCTTTTCATTGGGCTTTCATATCGTTTTCTCCTGTATCGGAATGGTGATGCCATTTTTCATGTGTACCGCCCACTATCTTTGGTTAAAAAGAAAAAAAGCAGTCTACCTCGATGTCACTAAAGCATGGAGCAAAGGAGTAGCAATTTTCTTTGCCACCGGCGCAGTTTCCGGAACTGTATTGTCCTTTGAACTCGGCCTGCTCTGGCCTAAATTTATGGAACACGCAGGCCCTATTTTCGGGATGCCATTTTCATTGGAAGGAACAGCGTTTTTTATTGAAGCCATTGCACTCGGATTTTACCTGTACGGATGGAACCGTTTTCATCCCTGGTTTCACTGGTTTACCGGGGTAATTGTAGGGATCAGCGGATTGCTTTCCGGGATTCTTGTTGTTGCAGCCAATGCCTGGATGAACAGTCCTGCGGGATTTGATTTCGTCAACGGACAATACCTGAATATTGACCCCATGAAAGCCATGTTTAACGAAGCCTGGTTTTCACAAGCACTTCACATGTGTGTGGCAGCCTTTGTATCCACAGGTTTTGCTGTTGCAGGAGTTCATGCCCTGATGATTTTAAAAGGTAAAAATGTAAACTTTCACCGTAAAGCATTTCAGATTGCAGCTATATTCGGGACTGTGGCTGCCTGTCTTCAACCCATTAGTGGTGATATTTCAGCCAAGGATGTTGCAAAACGCCAGCCTGCTAAACTAGCCGCAATGGAAGCTCACTTTCATACCGAAAAAGGAGCTGGATTAATCATTGGAGGAATTCCGGATACAGCCACTAAAACTGTTAAATATGCCTTAAAAATACCCAAAGCACTGAGCTTTATGGCTACCGGTGATTTTAATGCAGAAGTTAAAGGACTGGATCAGTTTGCTGAAAAAGATCAGCCACCGGTTGTCGTTGTACATTATGCCTTTCAGCTTATGGTGGGACTGGGGATGGCTATGCTTGGCCTGGCCATCATTTATTTTATTGCGCTGATTAAAAAGAAAAACTGGGCTGAAAGTAAATGGATGCTTAAACTATTCGTGATTGCGACCCCAATGGGATTTCTAGCCCTTGAGGCAGGGTGGACAGTTACTGAAGTAGGCCGTCAGCCATGGATTATTTATGGCGTAATGCGCACTGCCGATGCAGTTACCCCAATGCCCGGAATCGCTTACTCATTTTATCTGTTTACAGCCGTTTACATTTCACTCGCCATTATTGTGAGCCTGCTGCTATTCCGGCAGATTACGATGGTCGATAAACTTTATGATTCTTCCACTGATAAAAAAATACAATAG